In a genomic window of Brettanomyces nanus chromosome 1, complete sequence:
- a CDS encoding uncharacterized protein (EggNog:ENOG41), producing the protein MSDSEDQHLGEHEEHEIELADIDREQLTGGQENSVQRDPVLIGNSNSYNNCEGSSSDASSPRQYSVMERLKSTAKHTMKFTFNNAPLLRFFNRSNRYNRLAQDGRVIGESNDGVFSNLAAKPTVQEVTDNVEELPSYDEAVEDPAPPYWESSIMAGYEDEIFVDGLPVGNLVSFFWNMMVSVCFQFVGFVITYLLHTSHSAKNGSQAGLGVTLITFGWTMLPYNEGDAFSKGGKGQRFEPADPSSVDIDDSMTLKGSLDNFESNLPSTTEAAAAASQVSSRSMLSQDSLFSYSLIVMGTVIIIKAVYDYYKVRRKEGRLLRELPV; encoded by the coding sequence ATGAGTGATAGTGAGGACCAACACTTGGGAGAGCATGAAGAGCATGAAATTGAATTGGCTGATATTGACAGAGAGCAGCTAACTGGAGGACAAGAAAACAGTGTACAAAGAGACCCGGTGCTTATCGGCAATAGTAATAGTTACAATAATTGTGAAGGATCTAGTTCAGATGCGTCCTCACCACGGCAGTACAGCGTTATGGAACGATTGAAAAGCACAGCAAAACACACGATGAAATTTACATTTAACAATGCTCCTTTACTCAGGTTCTTCAACAGGTCAAACAGATACAACAGATTAGCTCAAGATGGACGAGTAATAGGCGAGTCGAACGATGGAGTGTTTAGTAATCTGGCAGCGAAGCCGACTGTTCAAGAAGTTACAGATAATGTTGAGGAACTTCCAAGCTATGACGAGGCAGTTGAAGATCCTGCACCTCCATATTGGGAGTCTAGTATAATGGCAGGTTACGAGGATGAGATTTTTGTGGATGGATTACCTGTTGGCAACCTAGTGAGtttcttctggaatatGATGGTGTCTGTGTGTTTCCAATTTGTTGGTTTTGTGATCACATATCTTTTACATACATCTCATTCGGCCAAGAATGGATCTCAAGCTGGTTTGGGTGTCACGTTGATAACATTTGGATGGACTATGCTTCCTTATAATGAAGGTGATGCTTTTTCAAAAGGTGGTAAAGGACAAAGATTTGAGCCTGCAGATCCTAGCTCTGTAGATATTGACGATTCAATGACTTTGAAGGGTTCATTGGACAATTTCGAGTCTAATCTACCTTCCACAACTGAGGCGGCAGCGGCGGCTTCTCAGGTGTCTAGCCGTTCAATGCTTTCTCAAGattctttattctcttACAGCTTGATTGTCATGGGTACTGTGATAATCATTAAAGCTGTGTATGACTACTACAAAGTTagaagaaaggaaggaagATTACTAAGAGAACTGCCTGTATAA
- the CTP1 gene encoding CtIP- endonuclease: MAPTREQKGWKSFTAGAVAGAVEGTVNYPFEFAKTRLQLVDKSSKMTRNPLVLIYRIVKTQGLGSLYVGCPAFVIGNTAKAGIRFLGFDTIKKVLADKDGKLTGPRGIVAGLGAGLLESIFAVTPAEAIKTAKIDDRQTQCPKYQSRGGTMKLMRDFGFKGLYQGFVPVALRQGANQAVRMGTYSKIKGVIQQASGTPPDQPLTSAMTFLVGAFAGLVTVYTTMPIDTVKTRMQSLDSAKMYSSTFNCFVKIFKQEGLLAFWKGATPRLGRLFFGGGIVFTIYEKMMVVLG, encoded by the coding sequence ATGGCGCCTACTCGTGAGCAAAAGGGGTGGAAATCATTCACTGCTGGTGCTGTAGCAGGTGCTGTAGAAGGCACGGTGAATTATCCGTTTGAATTCGCTAAAACTAGGTTGCAGTTGGTTGATAAGTCCTCCAAGATGACCCGAAACCCATTGGTTTTAATCTATAGGATAGTCAAGACTCAAGGTCTTGGATCTTTGTATGTGGGGTGTCCTGCGTTTGTTATTGGCAACACTGCCAAAGCAGGAATTCGGTTTTTGGGCTTCGATACTATTAAGAAAGTATTGGCCGATAAGGACGGTAAGCTTACAGGTCCTCGAGGTATTGTTGCGGGTCTGGGTGCCGGATTACTGGAGAGTATTTTTGCAGTGACTCCTGCCGAAGCTATTAAGACTGCAAAGATTGACGACAGACAGACTCAATGTCCGAAGTACCAGAGCAGAGGAGGTACCATGAAGCTAATGAGGGATTTTGGCTTTAAAGGACTTTACCAAGGTTTTGTTCCGGTAGCTCTACGTCAGGGAGCCAACCAAGCAGTCAGAATGGGTACCTACAGTAAGATCAAGGGTGTCATTCAACAGGCTAGTGGTACTCCTCCAGACCAGCCTCTTACCTCTGCTATGACTTTCCTAGTTGGTGCATTTGCTGGGCTAGTCACGGTGTACACGACTATGCCAATAGATACTGTAAAGACGCGAATGCAATCACTTGACTCGGCAAAGATGTATTCATCAACCTTCAACTGCTTTgtcaagatcttcaaacaGGAGGGATTATTGGCCTTCTGGAAAGGTGCAACTCCTAGATTGGGAAGGTTGTTCTTTGGCGGCGGTATTGTGTTTACGATATATGAAAAGATGATGGTTGTACTAGGCTGA